One Rhizoctonia solani chromosome 3, complete sequence genomic region harbors:
- a CDS encoding major facilitator superfamily transporter, giving the protein MSQTVVCQAEVETLPILDHDRPLERSDSHYGTFSGHLVGDQQYFLNPGPPDLDAHTIDSSRGESGSIDLAIDSGLRVGNIFIDDKVLYLLGACMGVFAVGLNDTATGANLPSIQEHYDLPYAIVSLVFLAGFGGYLISCMLNSVLQNAIGTRSVLLVSP; this is encoded by the exons ATGAGCCAGACAGTTGTTTGCCAAGCAGAAGTTGAAACGCTCCCGATTTTGGACCACGACCGACCGCTTGAACGCTCCGATTCTCATTATGGCACATTCAGCGGCCACTTGGTAGGCGACCAACAGTACTTCTTGAACCCAGGTCCCCCAGACCTTGACGCTCATACAATCGACTCAAGCCGAGGAGAAAGCGGCTCGATCGATTTAGCCATAGACTCAGGCCTTCGGGTTGGGAACATCTTCATCGATGACAAAGTTTTATATCTTCTTGGA GCTTGTATGGGTGTTTTTGCTGTAGGCCTAAACGATACAGCCACCGGAGCCAATCTCCCTTCAATACAGGAACATTATGACTTGCCTTACGCTATCGTATCGCTTGTCTTCCTTGCTGGATTTGGAGG CTACCTGATTTCGTGCATGCTTAATTCCGTGCTTCAGAATGCTATTGGGACACGTTCTGTGTTGCTTGTGAGCCCGTGA